aattaatgactttttgtgaaaaatctagcacattaaactggttcttttttgttttaaaaagatagaggaggtttttatcttaaataaattctttatttcaatgctctaagtcagatagtttagaagttataacaatTTTCCTAAGAAGTctgattagtatgaagccagagaaaaaaatttttttttacaaaagttggagaaaaaaaaatcgaacttaatgagttcgatttttttttctccaacttttgtaaaaaattttttacgcttttcaaaaaaccggccggacgcaccccggacgcccttcaaactaggacaaatccggggaaatccggacggatggcaaccctatcaGTATATGTAATATCCaattaggctggttttatagtagagcgtttcgcagcgccgttggagcgcgcgcgttcgaagctgtaacaaacgtatggacgaacggcgctgctcaagcgcgcggactttaaaacgcaactactacccccatacatatcCGAGCGCGCGCGCtccgacggcgctgccgaaacgcgtgactgtaaaaccagccttagtGTGTAAGATTTAAACACAATATATAATCAATCTGAATTAAGGCAACTATAATCCGAACTCCTGTTACTAGTGGAATTAATCACAGATCTCACGTGGAAAAGATCAAAGGGTCACATGATCACGCCCTTAAAGGTCCTAAGGACACGTTAGGGCCGAATCACACCGtaatggcagcgcagcggcgagcattttcagtgtcatattatgattttaaactttatcttcattattgttacaatacatagtatcgcttgagaaatcgcggccgcgagactttccaagtttctcaagcgatactatgtattacaataatgaagataaagtttataatcatatgacactgaaaatgctcgcctcgccgctgctattccggtgtggtgtggcgcggcccttatAGACGACTAGACGATCCGCGCGGTTAAGTTAAGGCCCACGCCAATAAGGAATTcagcggaaaccgtacattttcccgggataaaaaaaaTCCCATGTCCTTTCGACTTGGActtggactcaaagtatatccatataccaaattttaacaaaatcggtttagcgatttAATTAtcaaaaggtaacagacaaaccgatatacacactttcacattctaTTCAGCGATCAGCGGTCCTATTGGATCTTTAAAACACATTTCATGCAACGCGCTCTGCCTCAGTTTCGGTGGAAAGTaagtctttactctttagttaaggttatttattgttattctattgttatcccGGTtgaattcgaccgcttgggagttgataggtAAAGGATTAAAATgagataaataaatatgtaaataaataatagtttaattCAGACACTAGACCAGAAAGTCAAAATCATGCCCGATTCTGTATATTTTTCCTCTGTGCCAGTTTCAGTATTCTCCTCACCAGTGGATCATTGTATAAAGCTTGTCGCACATCGATCTGGTCTATCATCACCATGGTGGTAGGCTGCTTCGTACTCTTCTTTTTGTCTATAGACTCCATGATGTCCAGAAACTGCTCATCTTCTGAACTGCTGTCCTGCGCCTGTGTCAACGCCTCAATGAGTTCGTTCTGTTTCTGCAGCACTCTTCTTATTTCTGGCTCTTTCCCATTCATCCCTTTCAGGTAATTACTTTTCAACAACCGATTAATTTTATCTCTTCTTTCCCTGAGCTCCTTATctgacaaattatttatttcaggtaAAAGAGTTTTATGCCAGCTATTTTGCTCGTTGTTTCGATTTTTTGTTTTAGATTTGTCTTCTTTTATTATGCCACTGAAGAGGGTTTTTAGGTCATTGTTTTTAAAGTTTACTGTTATtgcattattattgtttgtagaATGTTCAGAAGTAACACTATATCCAACTTTTGTTTGTGTTTTAATAACACTATTGTGAATTCTATCGTCCTTTAACGTTttgcttacataatatttttctaatttgGTATTGGCATATTCACTCTCATCTTTACTTCTTCTTGTTATGTCTTTTGGATATacaattttcttttctttatcATTAGTATCATCTGCTAGCTTAGCCGTTTCATCTGCCGGTCGTAAATTTTTCTCTTCTacagtatttttattatctaaaaTGACTATACTGTGATAAAATTCTGGTGTATGTGTGTACGTCTCCCTTTTCACCATTGTAAATTTATCAAGGGCATTTCGTATGACGTCACCACTCAGTATTCTGTGTAATGTCTCAGGTACTCTGTTTACGAGTCTTGCGCTTGAATAAATACATACTGGAAAATGAGAGGATAAacagattattatatttatctttTAGATTGTAACTGCcgatttatataatttataatatttttttgtagttgGTAGAGTGCGTGTTACTTGAAATGACGCGCTCCACAACTTTACTAGTTAATGTTATAAATGGgacattatattatcatttatcacttactTATACTGTAACTTAAGTACGATTAAggttcaattcagaccacaacgcgacgaggcgaggcgaggtgcggcgcggcataaagtatggatttgacagatttcaattgcgtgaggcgtcttgcgaatctgccaaatccttataaattttgaaatgcatctgcgcgtcgcgttgcggtctgaatagaCCCTTACAAGTCGTCATTTTGTCGAGAGTCGAGACGCGTCATTCCACTCTTAGGGCCCTTCGacacgacgttttttacgcTCTTTTGTATCGATATAAACGCaggttgaacgctcagcaaactcTGCTACCTGCAAACGGAAGaaagccgacacgttttaaacttctgccaaaacgcgattaaaacgcgcagaagacgagcgcatcagaaacgcgcgtcgtcagtgcgcaaaaacacgtcgtgtggaaaggcccttatATATTTTCCAATATAGCCTAAACTACTGATCGACTGAAGTTTCGATAGGTTCGTAATGATTAATACAGATCTTAATTTATTACTAGGGTTATCGTTAACTTTTACTGTTTGTTACATTATATTTGTGATAATCTTGATCGTGGTTACAGCGTGGGCGCCTGCAGTGTTTCAGACTTCAGAGTGCAGCTTTCATCTCCTTGTGTTTAATGTAAATGTAAAGCTTTGTGTATGTAAAGGGTTGCCACTTGTAgaatttattatcataatacataatataattaatccaTACTGATACATGCTATGCTatatgcaataataatattataaatgcgaaaatgtggtccttccccgggactcagtATCCCGACACCAAATgtcagcataatcggttcagcggtttgggcgtgaagaggtagacagacagaccgcactttcgcatttatattattatagtatagatattttttaaaatatcactATTTActatcactacatattataaaacgaagtcgcttttttccctcatgtccttttgttccctttaatatttaaaactacgcaacggattttgatgcggttttctttactagatagagtgattaaagaggaaggtttataagtattgacattcattaaatagtggagaaatactctTGATTTTGGGGTTTccaatgtgatgtcgtaaaaaattacatttttttcccgCTTCCATTGCAAACGTAGGCTGAATCCTACgagattatatttttatcaaaataatgcacTAAGTAtaattgtacacattgaaaaggtctacagaaaactccgcgatggtatatatgTCTATCTCCTATGAATATcccaatttttttgtcatttacgtatacagggtgtaaaataaataagtgataatactttagggtgtgtactgtatgttccttgtagagatcactgtgaaagtagcagcgctgaaagaccaacattttttttcacttttgtatggggaaactcgtgacgctcgagcccttgcccatacaaaagtgaaaaaaaagttccACAAAAaagtttcacagtgaactctctacaaggaacacgtacacaccctaaagtaagtattatcacttatttttgttacacactgtatataacattttatacctgtgcgaaccagggcgggtcgctagtttattaatattatctttaagcTTACTAAAAGATTAACTGCTTACAgctctaatattttaaaaatctttagaTAAATAAATTACTCTTGGCTCTGTATTTGACATTGTAAAGTAGATATCATAATAATCTTAATTATAGGAGACCAATTAATTTATTCATGGAAGTTCTGATTAgtgattttgaatattttagcGAATAAATTCTTAGAATGCTTAGAAAACACAgaccccacaccggtttcggtgatggtggccggtttcattaaaacgcATGACAGTTAAGCCtgggagtaattttatagtgcccaagtgtgtgcgcagtacataagggcactctctattcctttactctcataacccagtgggacggcagaccgatacgactggcgagagatcagtcgcaggaccgactttttacatgcatggatcatcttacttgtcagacaatcaggtgatcaggctgcattgtcctaaccaaacttggaattgttggaaataacatgtttccaacgcggaaatcgaatccacgacctccggagtcaagagccacgctctaaaccactagaccacggtgGCGTTCAAAGTTCATACACCTTTAGTAGGTACTGTAGTACCTATAGTACTTCACTCTGATACCCGTGTCTACTGTCTACCATCCCTGCCGAGTGCCGCCCACGCGCGTCTGGTCTACGAGATAAGCAATACATATCGATCTTTTGTTTATTGAGCAATTTTCCtcatcaataaaaataaatccgcCATTTCTCAATAACTTGAGTATTTCGAGCGAATTGTTTTCTTCATTTGTTTTGATTGCTTCAACGGCGTTTGTTATcttaatttatttgattttttaaggcttccgtacccaaagggtaaaaacgggaccctattactaagacttcgttgtctgtccgtctgtctgtctccaggctgtaactcaagaacggtaatagctagagagttgaaattttcacagattgtgtatattctgatgccgctataacagcaaatactaaaaacaacataaaataaatatttaaggggggctcccatacaacaaacgtgttttttttttacttttttgaattttccacaaaatccttatgtgtactttaatatttaattatttttaaatattaaagtattatacttatattaaaataaaatgaaaaataaggggggctcccatacaaaaaaaaaacacaaattttggcctaatttttctttataattgtACGGAACtctcgtgcgcgagtccgactcgcactctCGCACTCCGCCGATTATTTAAAATTCGCTTCATTCGCTTGAGACTCGACAGTCTTTAGGcagacaaaatatttgtttttgtgtACATCTTCATGAGCTTTGTACAGCAATAGTCTGGTTAAGACTGTCTCTAAAATGACTCTACGAAACTCGtaaagccgggtccagacgagtgtaacgtgtaatgtaagattacgtGTAATTTGGCGTCAACAGTGTGGACGGCATTGCGAGCGCCTTTGTGCTCGCGCGAAAAACCGACAGCAATGGATCAACCCCGAGCATTACATGTAATGCTCGTAGTGCCGTCCACACGTAGAATTCGTATTACATTACACAGTGCATTACatacattacacgttacactcgtctgggcCCGGCTTAAGCATACTGCATACCTATCAGACGCCAAATTCTTATACCTCGAAGTTCGAATTTCGGATCGATTTCAGGCTGTCCCAGgattttaaaatcgatttattCGTTTACTACGAAATATTGATTTGAATTTTTAACGTACTTACAGTGTAACAATAGTAGTAAAATACGCTTGGCCATAACTTTCGTTTTATGATATTGGTTTGTTTTATGTAGATTGAGCAAGGGCTATACCTCAGAACAGGGCTATACTTATACAGTTtgtaacaaattacaaaactaaatgataatacagCGATGAATTTTTCTACGCTtgcctataaaaataaataaaaaatgtgctgTTTCTATTCTATCTCGCATGATGATACCTATTGCCAAATGCCATCTCGTTTCCACGGTATAAGCAATGAGCGTGATATCTATATTTGTTCTTCATATTAATGTGATGTTGCTCTTTCCAGGTGATCCGCGGGGTGCATTTGGAGCCGGCTCACATCCTCAAACGCCGGAGTATAGACCAGCCACTTAGGATAAGCATATTCTACGACCACTCTGTATATAGGTAAGTTCTACTAGCTCGTCTACTACACTACTATACTAATTTACAGATTTCCGAGTGTCTAACGTCTATACTCTTTATAATTTGTGACGCCGCGACTGTGCCTCCAAAAAGGGACACTTTGTGACACTCTGTGACGTCAGTGATGCCATACAATCCCGCTACGAAAGGTTACCCTAAAATctatctttaatctttaaaaatcATTCTTTGGCATCTATTACACGgcaggttttgctgtcagttttaccacagtcatggtcGTAACTGAAGaaagagcgtgacagacggttgcatgaagttgattgacgaaaatctggatatcttgatttttgcttcatgcaaccatcagtcacgaattttgagtgagtgttatCACATCTGACAAAACAGGAAAAAATTAGAAATGTACACCTttaaaaattttggctttgactgtcataaaactgaagagaattgagtgactgtctaataccattcgtcagtccatcagtcaccatcagtcaaaatatataattcatgattgacggaattgactgtcgcttgtatgATCGTGTAATGTATGCCTAAGTATGAGTGCTCATGCTAAGTTTATGCTAATCGGCAGATTAAAAGCAACAAGCCCTAAAATGtgacagaaaatatatcaacacAGACTCGATAAACAGAGCCTTCCGGCACAGCCCACAGGCTGGTTAAAACCATAACAACTATCTAAAGTATTTCACATTATCAGCTGAGATTTAAGTGAATCTTGAGTCATACTTGacgccaatgatattctatgttactaacgtaactagattggaagtttacggtagcaacgcgttgccacttcgaagatgcctgcaggcatatctcacatacataatgacataacgaatatatgacttgacattgtcttttgaacaaaaaagcggttacgcatttctgagaatcttttgtaagacattgctactctagtattttagaaactcattgcttgacgccatattataaaaatttcatttgTTTCAGATTAGATCCAGATAAATTTTTCATGataaatgtaagtatatttttaatacataatttaGTAGCAATTCCTCGAGTGCCTCTTCATTTTGCGGATAAGGAAGGCCGAAAATAGATACAATTTCTTCAATTGCTCTTATATTTTCCCAGAATACAATTCTTCCGGAGGCTGTGAAGTTTTGGGAGGAAGCTTTAAAAGTGAGGAAGACTGGAGGACCAATAAGACTTAATAGGTAAGTGATAAACAAATTACAAACGATAATATTAACCGATTCGTGGCCACTGCCGCGCTCAGCGCGTCATTTAAAAAGATTCAGTGAGGCCGATTACGCGCCAGGCGCGGCATACAAGGATTGTTAAAAAACACGTTAAACctaatttattatactgtaattacaaTTCCTTAGTCTAAATGTGCATAAAACATAACCAGCGGCCAATGCCGCACGTTGGGCGTCATCGTTTAGCAGGGCCGATGAAGCTTATGGCGCGTCATCCAACAAACTGCCTGGCCTGTGGTAAGAATTCGTGAAAATGAAGGTGGCAACGAATCGGTTAAGGTAGTGTAATAATGCCACGCCGCAGTCACACACGGTTgtggtgatggtggccggtagTAGACTATAAGTCCATGTAAGTAGTTCCTTTTCTATACATACTATACCCATGGGCCATGATTCATGAACGCCGTACATTTTCCTAGCGCAGGGGCCTAAAGCTATGGGCCGCTAGCCCGCTACCCTTATAACTTCTCCTCGTACTTACAGCCTGTAAGTACGAGGAGAAGTTACAGGTACCGCTGGGATATTGACGACATAGTGCTCAGAGTTATTTTCAGATATAGTAAAAGCCTCCTAAGCGATATTCACGTTCATTGTGCCCGTTAATTTTCTTCATGGGCTTGTAGAGTGTAGTCTATATTAAGCAGAAGCACtctatatttgttttatttcctaTGATGGACGAtatgactggcgagagatcaggcgcaggaccaactttttaagCCTTTAAAAAGTCCGTCCGACGCAAGCATCATCTATTTTTGTTAGACAGTCAGGTGATCAACTTGAATTTTCATACCCAAATTGAAAACAATGTTTTCCACcgcgcgggaatcgaacccacgacctccacaTATCCACCGAGAGATTAAGAGTTAAgaattattaaactttttttatcaaataagaaTACATAAAGAACTACTCAGCTTAACCCCTATTATCTTGCACAAAAAAGAAACTTAATAGTCTCAACCAAGTTTTTTATATcgattattattagatattttactTGAACCTGTAACCTTTATAGACCTTTCAAAGTCTGTGATTAAAGCTTATCTATTCCATCATCATATTTAAGGATCAAACCGACTTTTACAAGGTACAAACTTAATTGGAtgtaagaaaacaaaatattcgaaataatatttattttgcataatatacttaataaatatttacatgcttatataaaatataaatactggtaggattatgtacaattttaagtaattcagCATTCCGAAGGAGATCAAAATTGATATCAAAAGCTAAGCAACATTTCGTTACATTGCCAACAGTTGAGTCGCGTTCaatgatattgtatgaaaaactcaaaggtcGCGTTGAAAACTGTGCTTACTAAACCaggaatacaatttttttactgtcGTACACTGGGTAGTAAAATATTGGTATACGTAAAATGTGCCTGTGGTACACCAAGGTCTGGGGTCAGCATCCTTCTGAGTCAGAAGAACCAAATCTTAGTCATTTTTAAATGATCTTACTTTTAAACCACATATTTTTCTTCAAttaaaaatcacttttttttgcttactcaataaaaatatagataCAAAAGTATTTATAGGAGCTGTACAAAACACAGTCTAATTGCTTACAATAGGTTCTTTCTAACCTAATACAGCTTATAGTTACGTTAAATATTATTGCTAAACAAAAAGCCACAGCTTCTAAACTGAAAGCGTCGCAAGTGGCTCACGATCCCTGATCTAGGAGATTGATATTTAGACAAACTTTTGAGCACTTCTTTTTGATCCATAACAAATCAACTGCAGGCATGGTCACCataaaaaggtttattgttaCGGTAAAGTAGACAAAGTGATGGATTAACAAAGGAAATCTGTCAGTTTGCCCGCAAAACCTGTCAGCGTTTCTATTCCTTCGCATTTTTACTGTGACCTATGGCGGCTACTGCCTGCCACATGCCTGGTTTTGAAGAAAATTAGAAACCAGTTTCTACCAGTTCATAATTTGCAGCGGATCGAAAGTCAATGGCAGataagtagttaagtaagactggccatagacggaccgcaagtcgCAGTCGGGACCGAGTGCTATAGATCAGGGGTCACAAAATGGCGgcccgcggtccgcatccggaccgccgacccattgtgtgcggaccaagcatgttcgaagatgatcttcgttcatctaaggacttcaacatctgcaggatttaatgtcaatatctatagcttgcaccaatatttcactccaaacttcagagaggtaattagctacaaaaatggttacttttctcattgttatctaaataataaatacttacctctgttatttccgtaattacctttgtttaattcatcaagccccatacgcacaccggtgaacgagacacaatagaatatctattgtgtctcgttttccgacgttaatgtatt
This DNA window, taken from Aricia agestis chromosome 19, ilAriAges1.1, whole genome shotgun sequence, encodes the following:
- the LOC121736359 gene encoding uncharacterized protein LOC121736359 isoform X1; amino-acid sequence: MAKRILLLLLHLCIYSSARLVNRVPETLHRILSGDVIRNALDKFTMVKRETYTHTPEFYHSIVILDNKNTVEEKNLRPADETAKLADDTNDKEKKIVYPKDITRRSKDESEYANTKLEKYYVSKTLKDDRIHNSVIKTQTKVGYSVTSEHSTNNNNAITVNFKNNDLKTLFSGIIKEDKSKTKNRNNEQNSWHKTLLPEINNLSDKELRERRDKINRLLKSNYLKGMNGKEPEIRRVLQKQNELIEALTQAQDSSSEDEQFLDIMESIDKKKSTKQPTTMVMIDQIDVRQALYNDPLVRRILKLAQRKNIQNRA
- the LOC121736359 gene encoding uncharacterized protein LOC121736359 isoform X2, whose translation is MVKRETYTHTPEFYHSIVILDNKNTVEEKNLRPADETAKLADDTNDKEKKIVYPKDITRRSKDESEYANTKLEKYYVSKTLKDDRIHNSVIKTQTKVGYSVTSEHSTNNNNAITVNFKNNDLKTLFSGIIKEDKSKTKNRNNEQNSWHKTLLPEINNLSDKELRERRDKINRLLKSNYLKGMNGKEPEIRRVLQKQNELIEALTQAQDSSSEDEQFLDIMESIDKKKSTKQPTTMVMIDQIDVRQALYNDPLVRRILKLAQRKNIQNRA